Proteins encoded in a region of the Triticum dicoccoides isolate Atlit2015 ecotype Zavitan chromosome 3A, WEW_v2.0, whole genome shotgun sequence genome:
- the LOC119266981 gene encoding uncharacterized protein LOC119266981 isoform X1, whose amino-acid sequence MGGEPLLTSLSMENSNSHPCTLLSMDPAGSHPASAESSGGGGAVNGVGASADRELFIIPRHESVRQGPPDINVPLSADPSPPPALWSLDTFDIFDVGLGTHTHESEVALTLPKSSGNGSAAVGVGARKCAKRGDSIWGAWFFFNHYFRPALVEKAKEKVTRDASGSITGFDKSDLRLDVFLVQHDMENLYMWVFKDRPDNALGKMQLRSFMNGHSKHGEPSFPFSADKGFSRSHRMQRKHYRGLSNPQCLHGIEIVNSPNLSAVPEADMKRWAELTGRELNFSVPSEASDFESWRNLPSTDFELDRPQPAASKTVPHTSHNNNHKKALNGSGLNLSTPPSSDDGMDLSPKCHKRRKDFFGHGVEEDCAMANNSCSEREQEVEVHTGEPSWMHDFTGVAKHASGPVTAAKTIYEDDEGYLIMVSMLLSDPHSVKVTWRNTLTHGVVKITCVSTARMPFIKRHDRTFKLTDPSPEHCSPGEFVREIPLATRIPENAKIEAYYDETGTGLEIMVPKHRVGPEEHEVQVCMRPPHLGDNDLVLS is encoded by the coding sequence ATGGGAGGAGAGCCCCTCCTCACCTCCCTCTCCATGGAGAACAGCAACAGCCATCCCTGCACCCTCCTCTCCATGGACCCGGCGGGGTCGCACCCGGCCTCAGCCGAGTCatccggcggtggcggcgccgtcAACGGGGTTGGCGCCAGTGCTGACAGGGAACTCTTCATCATTCCGCGGCACGAGTCTGTGCGTCAAGGCCCGCCGGACATCAACGTCCCGCTGTCAGCAGACCCCTCCCCGCCGCCTGCATTGTGGAGCCTTGACACGTTCGACATTTTCGATGTCGGCCTTGGCACGCACACCCATGAGTCTGAGGTTGCGCTGACCCTTCCAAAGTCGAGCGGCAATGGCAGTGCCGCAGTCGGCGTCGGCGCGAGGAAGTGCGCCAAGAGGGGGGACAGCATTTGGGGAGCCTGGTTCTTCTTCAATCACTACTTCAGGCCTGCACTCGTGGAGAAGGCAAAGGAGAAGGTGACGCGGGACGCATCTGGGAGCATCACCGGCTTTGACAAGTCCGATCTCCGTCTTGATGTCTTCCTGGTGCAGCATGACATGGAGAACCTGTACATGTGGGTTTTTAAGGACCGGCCTGACAATGCCCTTGGGAAGATGCAGCTCCGGAGTTTCATGAATGGGCATTCCAAGCACGGGGAGCCATCTTTTCCGTTCAGTGCGGACAAGGGCTTTTCGAGGTCACACCGCATGCAGCGAAAGCACTACCGTGGTCTGTCCAACCCACAGTGCCTTCATGGGATTGAGATTGTGAACTCACCAAACTTGTCGGCAGTTCCTGAGGCTGACATGAAGAGGTGGGCTGAGCTTACAGGAAGGGAGCTTAATTTCTCAGTACCATCTGAAGCGAGTGACTTTGAGTCATGGAGAAATCTTCCAAGCACTGATTTTGAACTTGATAGGCCACAGCCAGCAGCGTCAAAGACCGTCCCACATACCTCTCATAATAATAATCACAAGAAGGCACTGAATGGTTCAGGTCTGAATCTATCTACACCACCGTCATCAGACGATGGGATGGACCTTTCACCAAAGTGCCACAAACGCCGCAAGGACTTCTTTGGTCATGGCGTAGAAGAGGATTGTGCAATGGCCAATAATTCCTGTTCCGAGAGGGAGCAAGAGGTTGAAGTACACACCGGTGAGCCGTCATGGATGCATGACTTCACTGGCGTGGCAAAGCACGCAAGTGGGCCTGTTACTGCTGCCAAGACGATATACGAGGATGATGAAGGCTACCTGATAATGGTGAGCATGCTCTTATCCGATCCACACAGCGTGAAGGTCACCTGGAGGAACACGCTGACGCATGGCGTCGTGAAGATAACATGTGTGAGCACCGCCCGCATGCCCTTCATCAAGAGGCACGACAGGACCTTCAAGCTGACCGACCCTTCCCCTGAGCACTGCTCTCCCGGCGAGTTTGTGAGGGAGATACCTCTGGCCACAAGGATCCCAGAGAACGCCAAGATCGAAGCGTATTACGACGAGACCGGCACTGGACTGGAGATCATGGTACCGAAGCACCGGGTCGGGCCAGAGGAGCATGAAGTTCAGGTTTGCATGAGGCCCCCGCATCTTGGCGACAATGATCTCGTTTTATCATAA
- the LOC119266981 gene encoding uncharacterized protein LOC119266981 isoform X2, which produces MGGEPLLTSLSMENSNSHPCTLLSMDPAGSHPASAESSGGGGAVNGVGASADRELFIIPRHESVRQGPPDINVPLSADPSPPPALWSLDTFDIFDVGLGTHTHESEVALTLPKSSGNGSAAVGVGARKCAKRGDSIWGAWFFFNHYFRPALVEKAKEKVTRDASGSITGFDKSDLRLDVFLVQHDMENLYMWVFKDRPDNALGKMQLRSFMNGHSKHGEPSFPFSADKGFSRSHRMQRKHYRGLSNPQCLHGIEIVNSPNLSAVPEADMKRWAELTGRELNFSVPSEASDFESWRNLPSTDFELDRPQPAASKTVPHTSHNNNHKKALNGSGLNLSTPPSSDDGMDLSPKCHKRRKDFFGHGVEEDCAMANNSCSEREQEVEVHTGEPSWMHDFTGVAKHASGPVTAAKTIYEDDEGYLIMVSMLLSDPHSVKVTWRNTLTHGVVKITCVSTARMPFIKRHDRTFKLTDPSPEHCSPGEFVREIPLATRIPENAKIEAYYDETGTGLEIMVPKHRVGPEEHEVQVLHHYIGGDPLDYSFL; this is translated from the exons ATGGGAGGAGAGCCCCTCCTCACCTCCCTCTCCATGGAGAACAGCAACAGCCATCCCTGCACCCTCCTCTCCATGGACCCGGCGGGGTCGCACCCGGCCTCAGCCGAGTCatccggcggtggcggcgccgtcAACGGGGTTGGCGCCAGTGCTGACAGGGAACTCTTCATCATTCCGCGGCACGAGTCTGTGCGTCAAGGCCCGCCGGACATCAACGTCCCGCTGTCAGCAGACCCCTCCCCGCCGCCTGCATTGTGGAGCCTTGACACGTTCGACATTTTCGATGTCGGCCTTGGCACGCACACCCATGAGTCTGAGGTTGCGCTGACCCTTCCAAAGTCGAGCGGCAATGGCAGTGCCGCAGTCGGCGTCGGCGCGAGGAAGTGCGCCAAGAGGGGGGACAGCATTTGGGGAGCCTGGTTCTTCTTCAATCACTACTTCAGGCCTGCACTCGTGGAGAAGGCAAAGGAGAAGGTGACGCGGGACGCATCTGGGAGCATCACCGGCTTTGACAAGTCCGATCTCCGTCTTGATGTCTTCCTGGTGCAGCATGACATGGAGAACCTGTACATGTGGGTTTTTAAGGACCGGCCTGACAATGCCCTTGGGAAGATGCAGCTCCGGAGTTTCATGAATGGGCATTCCAAGCACGGGGAGCCATCTTTTCCGTTCAGTGCGGACAAGGGCTTTTCGAGGTCACACCGCATGCAGCGAAAGCACTACCGTGGTCTGTCCAACCCACAGTGCCTTCATGGGATTGAGATTGTGAACTCACCAAACTTGTCGGCAGTTCCTGAGGCTGACATGAAGAGGTGGGCTGAGCTTACAGGAAGGGAGCTTAATTTCTCAGTACCATCTGAAGCGAGTGACTTTGAGTCATGGAGAAATCTTCCAAGCACTGATTTTGAACTTGATAGGCCACAGCCAGCAGCGTCAAAGACCGTCCCACATACCTCTCATAATAATAATCACAAGAAGGCACTGAATGGTTCAGGTCTGAATCTATCTACACCACCGTCATCAGACGATGGGATGGACCTTTCACCAAAGTGCCACAAACGCCGCAAGGACTTCTTTGGTCATGGCGTAGAAGAGGATTGTGCAATGGCCAATAATTCCTGTTCCGAGAGGGAGCAAGAGGTTGAAGTACACACCGGTGAGCCGTCATGGATGCATGACTTCACTGGCGTGGCAAAGCACGCAAGTGGGCCTGTTACTGCTGCCAAGACGATATACGAGGATGATGAAGGCTACCTGATAATGGTGAGCATGCTCTTATCCGATCCACACAGCGTGAAGGTCACCTGGAGGAACACGCTGACGCATGGCGTCGTGAAGATAACATGTGTGAGCACCGCCCGCATGCCCTTCATCAAGAGGCACGACAGGACCTTCAAGCTGACCGACCCTTCCCCTGAGCACTGCTCTCCCGGCGAGTTTGTGAGGGAGATACCTCTGGCCACAAGGATCCCAGAGAACGCCAAGATCGAAGCGTATTACGACGAGACCGGCACTGGACTGGAGATCATGGTACCGAAGCACCGGGTCGGGCCAGAGGAGCATGAAGTTCAG GTGCTACATCACTACATTGGTGGTGATCCCCTTGACTATTCCTTTCTGTGA
- the LOC119271155 gene encoding very-long-chain (3R)-3-hydroxyacyl-CoA dehydratase PASTICCINO 2A-like has protein sequence MATAASGTALRRLYLSAYNWVVFFGWAQVMCYAASALLESGHEAVYAAVERPLQFAQTAAFMEILHSILGFVRSPISTTLPQITGRLYITWGILWSFHEAQSHILLTSLIISWSITEVIRYFFFGMKETFGVAPYWLLWLRYSTFLVFYPTGIVSEVGLILVAMPFMKTSRKYFMMPNKWNFSFNYHYELALVTALIIPGFPYLFRYMVAKRKKVLSAAKTA, from the exons ATGGCGACCGCCGCGTCCGGGACGGCGCTCCGGCGGCTCTACCTCTCCGCCTACAACTGGGTCGTCTTCTTCGGATG GGCGCAGGTGATGTGCTACGCGGcctcggcgctgctggagagcggcCACGAGGCCGTCTACGCCGCCGTCGAGCGGCCGCTGCAGTTCGCGCAGACCGCAGCCTTCATGGAG ATTCTGCATTCGATTCTAG GGTTTGTGAGGTCTCCGATCTCGACAACTCTCCCACAAATCACTGGAAGATTGTACATCACATGGGGCATCTTGTGGAGCTTTCATGAG GCGCAGTCTCATATTCTTCTAACTTCATTGATCATAAGCTGGTCTATCACTGAG GTCATTCGATATTTTTTCTTTGGTATGAAGGAGACATTTGGGGTTGCACCTTACTGGCTCCTATGGCTTAG GTATAGCACCTTTCTGGTGTTCTATCCTACCGGCATCGTAAGCGAGGTTGGCCTGATCTTAGTTGCCATGCCTTTTATGAAG ACATCAAGGAAATATTTTATGATGCCTAATAAATGGAATTTCTCCTTCAACTACCACTATGAATTGGCTCTTGTCACAGCTCTAATCATACCAG GATTTCCATACTTGTTCCGTTATATGGTGGCTAAGCGGAAGAAGGTCTTGTCGGCGGCAAAAACGGCATGA